The Pongo abelii isolate AG06213 chromosome 20, NHGRI_mPonAbe1-v2.0_pri, whole genome shotgun sequence genome window below encodes:
- the ZNF823 gene encoding zinc finger protein 823: protein MDSVAFEDVAVNFTQEEWALLGPSQKSLYRNVMQETIRNLDCIEMKCEDQNIGDQCQNPRRNLRSHTCEIKDDSQYGETFGQIPDSIVNKNTPRVNPCDSSECGEVILGHSSLNCNIRVDTGHKSCEHQEYGEKPYTHKQRGKAISHQHSFQTHERPPAGRKPFDCKECTKTFSSLGNLRRHMAAHHGDGPYKCKLCGKAFVWPSLFHLHERTHTGEKPYECKQCSKAFPFYSSYLRHERIHTGEKAYECKQCSKAFPDYSTYLRHERTHTGEKPYKCTQCGKAFSCYYYTRLHERTHTGEQPYACKQCGKTFYHHTSFRRHMIRHTGDGPHKCKICGKGFDCPSSVRNHETTHTGEKPYECKQCGKVLSHSSSFRSHMITHTGDGPQKCKICGKAFGCPSLFQRHERTHTGEKPYQCKQCGKAFSLAGSLRRHETTHTGVKPYKCKCGKAFSDLSSFQNHETTHTGEKPYECKECGKAFSCFKYLSQHKRTHTVEKPYECKTCRKAFSHFSNLKVHERIHSGEKPYECKECGKAFSWLTCLLRHERIHTGEKPYECLQCGKAFTRSRFLRGHEKTHTGEKLYECKECGKALSSLRSLHRHKRTHWKDTL, encoded by the exons ATG GACTCAGTGGCCTTTGAAGATGTGGCTGTGAACTTCACACAAGAGGAGTGGGCTTTGCTGGGTCCATCACAGAAGAGTCTCTACAGAAATGTCATGCAGGAAACCATTAGGAACCTGGACTGTATAG AAATGAAATGCGAGGACCAGAACATTGGAGATCAGTGCCAAAATCCCAGGAGAAATCTAAG AAGTCATACATGTGAAATTAAAGATGACAGTCAATATGGAGAAACTTTTGGCCAGATTCCAGATAGTATTGTGAACAAGAACACTCCTCGAGTAAATCCATGTGACAGCAGTGAGTGTGGAGAAGTCATCTTGGGTCATTCATCTCTTAATTGCAACATCAGAGTTGACACTGGACACAAATCATGTGAGCATCAGGAATATGGAGAGAAGCCATATACGCATAAACAACGTGGGAAAGCCATCAGTCATCAGCACTCCTTTCAGACACATGAAAGGCCCCCCGCCGGAAGGAAACCCTTCGATTGTAAAGAATGTACAAAAACCTTTAGTTCTCTTGGAAACCTCCGAAGACACATGGCGGCACACCATGGAGATGGACCTTATAAATGTAAGTTGTGTGGGAAAGCCTTTGTTTGGCCCAGTTTATTTCATTTGCACgaaagaactcacactggagagaaaccatatgaaTGTAAGCAGTGTTCTAAAGCCTTTCCTTTTTACAGTTCCTATCTAAGACATGAAAGAATCCACACGGGAGAGAAAGCGTATGAATGTAAGCAGTGTTCCAAAGCCTTCCCTGATTACAGTACCTATCTAAGACATGAAAGAACTCACACCGGAGAAAAACCCTATAAATGTACacaatgtgggaaagccttcagctGTTACTATTACACTCGACTACATGAAAGGACTCACACGGGAGAACAACCCTATGCGTGTAAGCAATGTGGGAAAACGTTTTATCATCACACAAGCTTTCGAAGACACATGATAAGGCACACTGGAGATGGACCACATAAATGTAAGATATGTGGGAAAGGCTTTGATTGTCCTAGTTCAGTTCGAAATCATGAAActactcacactggagagaaaccctatgaatgtaagcaGTGTGGGAAAGTGTTATCTCATAGCTCGAGCTTTCGAAGTCACATGATAACACACACAGGAGATGGACCCCAGAAATGCAAGatatgtgggaaagcctttggtTGTCCCAGTTTATTTCAAAGACATGAaaggactcacactggagagaaaccctatcaATGTAAACAATGTGGTAAAGCCTTCAGTCTTGCCGGTTCCCTTCGAAGACATGAAACAACTCACACTGGAGtgaaaccctataaatgtaaatgtgggaaagcctttagtgATCTCTCTTCCTTTCAAAATCATGAGacaactcacactggagagaagccatatgagtgtaaggaatgtgggaaagcatTCAGTTGTTTCAAATACCTTTCTCAACATAAAAGGACCCACACAGTAGAAAAACCTTATGAGTGTAAAACATGTAGGAAAGCCTTCAGTCATTTCAGTAACTTAAAAGTCCATGAAAGGATTCACTCTGGAGAGAAGCcgtatgaatgtaaggaatgtgggaaagcatTCTCTTGGCTCACTTGCCTTCTACGACATGAAAGAATTCACACGGGAGAGAAGCCCTATGAATGTCTGCAATGTGGTAAAGCCTTCACTCGTTCCCGTTTCCTTCGAGGACATGAAaaaactcacactggagagaagctgtatgaatgtaaggaatgtgggaaagcatTGAGTTCTCTCCGTTCCTTGCATAGACATAAAAGGACTCACTGGAAAGATACTCTCTAA